The Accipiter gentilis chromosome 29, bAccGen1.1, whole genome shotgun sequence genome segment GCCCCTCTGGATCCACAAAGGCAGAGGCTGATTTTGGTCTGCACTGCACAGTATAAATAAGAAATTTTCTAGATGACTGACTTTGAAATGtcattaaagttatttttatgcAAGGGGGTTTAGTGTATCTGTTTAAATAGCAAATATACTAAATGAtgctttaaatattaatataagaGGGTGCTTTGCTGAATTTAACTTTGTCAATTGATTTCAAGCTATTATGTATGTTACATGTAGGAACATTTGCTATTTTTGCTGCCTGCAAGAAAATGCAAGTAGCAAAGAGAAGCTATTGGTGCACTTATAGGTGGACTCGAAGGAAGAGGAACTGAAATGAAGACGAGAACAAGTCCGCTAGTCACACCAGTTGGGGAAATGGGGAGGGCAAACATGAAAGATCAAAAATATCTATTACTCTTAATTACAGATTTTCCtttacctgcagaaaaaaaatgggaagaacgGGAGAGAGCAAACTAATTTATGAAAGCTGATCAAGTATGCATCCATATATTGAATTTGGAAATGTTATTAAAACGTTGCAGGTTTGAACCAGATCTAGAGTCACTTACCAActtaaatgtgatttaaataacactcttccccttttcaaaagcagagatCACTGTAAAGACTTGATTTATCCCTCCTGTCTTCACTAGGTGGCTCTACTCATCTCTATTCCTCGTGGCTTTGCCATGCTAACTAGGAAAGGACAGGCATAATGATGTTCAGGCGCCCTAAATCATTCTTAACTCCACTGAATTGAATCTCCAGCCCAGATATTAGCTTCTTTTTAGGACGAAATAATTTATGTCTTCCTGTCCTTTGGCATGTGGCTTTCTGGAAGACACAGACGAGGCATCACTGTAAATAAGCTCAGTGGTAACAGAGTCATATAAAGCCCTGAAATATATagcactttttccccccccctttttttttttttttattttaaagtagctTATGATCTTTCTAGTGCTGCTTGCAGTGCTCATGCTTTATAGTCCTACTCCTGCTTACAGCCACGTCTATTCAATGGCCTGCTCTTATGCAGCTTTTACTTGGGAGATTACAGCAATATGCTTGCAGCAGCAGTCTTGTATAAAGGTGTCCTGTAGctagaagggaaaaataatggaGGGGATCAAAATGACAGAACAAGATATATGaccaaattttaaaaaggtaCTACAAATTTCGGCTGCTCTCAGCTGCTGGTATTTGTTTCTCTTGGCCCCAGCTTTCAGTCATGCTGAGCACCCAGCTCTGCCATTGACGTGAATTGGACCTGGGCACATTCAGCATCTCTAAAAATCAGGCTTGACGTCGCTCAGGAAGGACCTCAGACCCAAGAATTAGCTTCCTTACCTTGAAGCTGTGGGCGAAGCGTAAGGGAGGAGCCTGTCACGGGGTTGGATCCCCAAGTGAGCATGTCTGCACCGTGCAGGGGCTCAAGGGACCTTTGGGACTTTTAGGCTGGAAACCCACACAGCCCATTTACTCCTAACATGCACCGGGAATGAGTCTGGCTGCCCATCCCCTTCCCTTTGGAGTCAGAGCACAAGCCACGGACTCCAGACAGGGTCCCTTGAGCTTTTGCAGACCTAGTGCCAAATCAGTAAAACAAGAATAACTTGGATTTATTTATTCTCCAAACAGAAGTGGCTTGGttaaaagcaaatacaatttattttacatCCCCAGCTAAGctctcccacccccacccttTGCAAGTATACCCATGCACCTTAATCTACAGGCAGCTGCCAGAAAGAAGATCCACTTACCACTTTTCTTCACATtctatcaattaaaaaataatagcaaatatTCTCTGTAGACAGCAACATCTAAGGTTCAGATCTATCAAAGGCAATGACCAGAATAAAGAATGGACAAGGGCTAGTCCATGCTCCTCTTGTGTCTGATTCTGTCACAGCTTGGTCCCATTTCTCTGGAACTAGGTGTATTTTAACCTTTCCTGATCAATAATATTCAGGAGTGGAAAGACTGGGATGAGATAATTGTACTGCACCTGACAGACTTGGCATGGGGCTTTTTGCCAATCGTGTAATTACAACCTTCAAGGCAGTGTGAGCAAGTTCTTAAATTTTACAAAAGCTCTTGTGTTTCGGTACTTaaaaaaaccatttaaaatatttttttcaaaggcaccgatgttagtttttcttttctgatgaggAATAGCACACAGAGGTGGAAGAGAGAAATTTCCCCTTGGGAGAAGCATTTGCATTCTAATCATTGCTGCTTTATCTTGGAGCATGAAACTCAAGAAGTGCGATACTCCACAAATAGAAGTCAAAGTGCCCAGTCTCCTTTCACTAGCAGAACAAGGCAGATTACTGCTTGCTCAGTAGCtgacagataaaaagttaatggtATAAAGCACAAACCAGGTGATACATGAAAATGAAGCAACAGCACAAATAGCAAAAAATCAAGTTCTTAAAAATTGGTGTGCATGAGTGAAGGCCATTTTTGTTTGGTCCCTGAAGAGGATATGGGATTTACCACGTGTGTGAACAAGTTCTGCTCTCTGGGGGAATGGTAGCAGTTTTGAGGGGTGTCCAGTTTTGCTACTCAATTATGCTGGCATCATGAGACCCTAATTTGGCTAATGGAATTTGACCTCATAGCAGTAAGGTCACCATACAGCTGTAGCCCCTGAATCTCAACAGTGCTGGAGAAAATAGTTCCCAGGTTAAGGATGCACGGTTCCTTCAAAGGAGCCCACAAGCGCATGGTACAAACCTTTCTTTCACACAACCACGATGAACGTGGGAGGAGGAGGCATGTTCTGATGCCTGTCCCAAAATGAATCCCCCAAATTATTAGACCTTGGTTCACATCAGCATAGTTTAGTTTCACAAAATGCCTTCATATCTGTCCCGCTCTTATTCACTCTTTCCTGGTTTTTGCTCAGGGTTGTCCTTCCAGATGCGGATTGTGAGACAAGTCGCCATGGCCAGCCAGCCCAGGTAAGGCACCATCAGCAGCGTCGCTATCTTGTTAATGCGGTACCAGGAGCACATCGTGCCTATCGCCAGGACGTCCAAGCACAGGATGTCAATCAGTGCCTGGAGCAGAGAGAACACACTGACTGTGGTGCTCACCCTTGGAACACGCAGCAGTCTTCCCCAGCACGACTCTAAACCATCCTACTAAAGGGGGTGAGATGGAATAGGAATACGGGGAGGTTTAGTGCTGAAAAGTCACCTAGAGTGATCTTAGACCCCAGGACCTTGGCTCTGAACTCTAATCAGTGAGATCTGAATGTGTCACACCAGGAGCCAAGAcgaatgttaattttttttgttcattattgAGTTCTGCAGATTAATACACTCTTAGTGATGATCAGTGTCCCCTTCTGCTAATGCCTACGCAGACAGATCAGTAACATCCTTATGTTAATACTGATGGCTATTATCACTTAACAAACCTCCTAAATGTACCTTTCATCCACAAAGTGACAAAATTCAGATGGAAACATAAATCCCACTCTCTGCTTCTGTCACCTCTGGGCCTTGGCACCTGAGGGAGGTGCTTTTTGAATATAGCACAAGCTCAGCTGTGCCGTGCCTTACCTTCGTGCACATCCTCCTCACAGACTCTGCAACGCACAGCGCATTGTATTTGCTCGATAAGCCACCCGCAGCTAATATGCAACCCCGGGGATGCTAACTTTGCTGCTTGCCGGTGCAGGGTGTGACTCCCAGAAGGACTTATCTCTAACCCCGAACCCTTAACGGGGAGATGCAGCAGGGCTATTGCCTCCCTGATCTCCCGCCCTGCTCTGGTCAGGCCGGCTATCTGCACGGATATCAAGAGCAGGATGAGGAGTGGAAAGTACTGATATCATTGTCTAGAACCAGGTGCAGCATGAGTTGTATCAGAGCAAAAGCTCTTCTTGCAGCTCTCTTTACAGTTGCATAATGCTAGTTAGAAAAGCTCCAGATAACCCCCAAACCCATGGCAGGGACACCAGCAAACAAGCCTCCAGCAGATGGATGGATGGGCAGATACGTTACCATCTTCAGGTTACGGGCACCAAAGAAGAGGGGAGGCCAAGCCCAGTTCAAGGCCAGCTGAGCCCCGTAGAGGCCAAGCGGGACGatagctttgctgctgcagccaCCCAGGTCATTCCATATCAGGTAGGAGGCATAGCTGCGAAGAGGGAAACGCATCAGTGTTTTGCGGCGAGTAAACCCCTAATGCAGACAGCATCTTTCCACGTGACGTTGTTTCACAACAGGGACTCGCAGGACACTCATATTTGAGCGACAGCTGCATCCGTGTCCCTCGCTGCTCTCAAACCCATTGCCCGTCTCATACCTGCGTGGCTCGTACAGCTTCCCCAGAGCAGTGGCTGGTTTTAGTATCTGTTTACAAAGCTGAACATGGGCTGTGTCCCTGGCCAAAAGCATTGCCTGCAGTGTGAATCTGAGGAACTCAGCCCAGAATTTGGCTCAGGCTGTATTTCATCTGCTGGGAATAAGAGTACCTGACGTGCTCTGCTGGTTCGGGTACAAGGGATATCCCAAAAGCAAATGAAGGAGTTTGAAATGACTGCTCTTCCGTGTATCAGACACAGCAGGGCGAGAGAGGGAGCGGTATGCAGAACTTACCCCATGCCAGTGTAGAGGACAGTCCAAGCAACAGGGAACATTTTGCGGGGTGGACACCAtgcaggttttttcagcttctcataccaaACAGGTATTGCTTTTCGATTAATGAACCAGCCAAGGAAACCTCCAACATGAGGCAGGACAGTAAACCCAACAGTATAAGCCCACATCCTTCCTTAGTGGCTTGAAGTAGCCTTTTGCCTGCTGTAAGTTAAAAACAATAATTGATTatcattttaaagacattttttcctaCTTAGATCTTTCTCTAAGCTCTTTCTCTTTAGCTTTTTCTCTAATTGCCCATATTCCGCTTTAGACTCTAAGGCCGAAGGTAAGTATTTAATATCATATTCGGCTCTGCTGCTGGCTCCCCTCTGCCCATCTCCCGATCTCTGAAAAAGGGGTAATTATTTCTGTCATGGTTACATTTTTCCCCTTGATCTACCTAGCAAAGTGCCTCCCCCCCTGCTATTTCATGGCTTCTTACAATATTCGTGTGGCAGGGTTCAGCTAAGGTGGTTATATTCTTAGAAGACAAGACTGCAGTTACTTTTATCATTCCTCCTCCAAATGCCCAAGTCAGACAGCGCACAAACTTCAGTGTACGTACACGGAGGCTACGCGTCTCAGCAGAGCCGTTATCTCTCCTCTGCATGCTATTCTGAATTTGAAAACCCAGACAGATCATGCCCAGAAAACCCCGTCCATTCTGACTTCATTTAATTTTTCGCCATGGATTTATATTTCAAATGAGGTCTATAACAAGACAACACCCTTACAGCAAATTTTAAGGGCTCAATGAACCTTGTTTAATCCTCTCTGCAGCCCTAGCAGGCAGAGGTGGATTCTCACCTCTGTAAGCAGGTAAGCTGAGACACAAGAGTAGTTTCTTAATTTGCTCACGGTCTTCCTCTTGCATAAGAGGAAGGAACATTTACTTTAATAATTACATTATGCTCCTGCACAAGACAGCTGTGATAAGGATAACATCTAGCATTTCATTCTCTCTCCCGTATCTTCCCTGCCATTATCCTCACTTGGGCTCTGAACCTGCCAGTATTCTGTCCTCCTCCCTTTGGTCTCTGTATTCACCTGTCCTTTTGATCCATTAAGGAATTAAACCCAAATTAGCATTCATCGGGAATAACACATACAATTTTCCAGGAGCACAGCAGTTTTGTGCTATCAGCATAAACACAAATTGCACCCGAGCAAATGCACTTGGGAAAGATTGGTTTTAGCAATGCAAGAAGagagaagcagggacagaaaattCCCTCGCCCAGGGAAACGTCCCTGGCACCCTGAGCACTGGTCAGAGAAGCAGGGAGCATCAGGAGAGGACTGATCTGCACAGGCATCTCTGTTTGGGATTTTAATTCACAATTAACACTTTGCTATATCCTATgctaattgttattattatcatcatgcTACAAAGCATTCATCTTTAGAAATGCACGCCAGCAGTACAAGCCAATTTATACATCAATAAGGAACAAATACCCCAGACACCATCTCTAACTAACAATTCCTTTACCAGACAATTTATAGCGCTATTAAAGTGTCTATGGAACTAGAAAATCAACTGAACACTGAGAAAAATAATAGCTGTTAGTCCTGCTTTTAAAGTGTAAAACAGCACCAGCTGGGTTCTGGTTCCTCCATAGTACTTCTGAAAGGTAAAATGGGAAAAGTAGGGTTttccctcctcccagcttctttgTAGTTGCCAGACTAACCTGAAAGACTGCAGAAGTAACTGAGGGTTGAAAATAACGCAACACTCTTATAAAAACTTATTTTGTCTCACAGCTGTTACAACTTAACAGGGTAGGAGCTGTAAAAAACCTTACCGCCTCTTACTGCCTTTCTCTCTCTTGCAAAGAAAAAGGGTTGGACGTCCAAGGCCAGCTTCTGTCTCTAATGCTGGTGCTGCTATACAATGAAGAAATTGTCAGCTGAGTTTTAcctaaagagcagaaaaaaagggtGTGTGTGCGTTCGCTGGTGGCTGTATCAGATTACACAAGAGAGCCCATGTTCGGCAAGAATTACAGGGGATTTGGGGGTGGTTGAGCAACCGTGCGGAGGACAGCACCGGCTTCTGGGTCCCGACGCCACCGAGATGTGACATCTGAGGCTCTTGGCTTGGTTTGAGGACACGCATCTTGCCTGTAGGTCAGAGGGTGGCTGCATGGGACAGAGAAGCACCTTTTTATCGGGCTGGGAGCGCGTTGGGGGTGCGAAAGCATAAATTAAAGTGTGTCATGTATAAATGAATGTGGTAATTGTGTAAGAGCTTGTGCATAAGGGATCAGGTCCGTAACAGTAGGACTTCGTACGTGTTACGTGGATGCAAGCTCTGCTGATTTCTTCCGTCTGAGGATGTGTCCCGGAGCGTGTCCGTGAGTGTGAGCGCAGGACAGAAGGAGCCGGCTGCACGTACGAGGATGTCCCTGCCATGCCAGTCCCCCACGCGCTCTTTAACGCAACACTGATTAACCAGATGCTTTCGGTGGCTGCCTGTACGCTAGCCTTTTGGCTAAAATTCACTGGAAATCACTTGAATCTAAAATAAAGACATTACACAAGCatgttaaatgaaaaagaaaaaagccagaaatCAATTTCCATTAGTAAGCTGTCTGCAAGGGATGGGAAATGAAACACTAATTTACTTCAGTTATGGGTCATTACCTGAATTTCATGGCCAGAGGCAGAATTGCTGGTTCCTAGCAGAATGCGATATTACTGTTATAACATAGAACCAATGAGAACTTCTGTTTTATTGAGctcagaaggaaattattttttgtgggaggggaaagaaagaaaaaaaaaacagtgtaaaGGCACAGATTTTCAGCTAGCATAAATCAATCCACTGCTATTGCAGTGGTGTGTTTATATAGCGTAATTGCCACTTTGAAATAACAGATGCAGCACACATTAATCAAGCAGTAGCCACCTGCATATCCTTTCAGAGTCTGTTGCTATTTGCGATTGGAAACTTCTGTCGTGCAGTGATGCAGCTACTACATGTGACTGAATGGTTTCCATTGCAGTCAGCCACTTCTCCGCTGAAGCAGTCATCACACAGATCGCTGGGTAGCATTGCCTCCACCAGGCTTTGGCAACTTTGTCAGAAAGCAAGCAGTTCAACAGTTTTTAGTTGGTAGTATTTCTTTCCCTGGGCTTAAGCACAGACCCATGATGACTGGTTTGCTCGGCGTATAGCAATTGTATTCCCAGGCTATTTTAGTGTCTAATGtgctgaagaattaaaaactaaGGGACAAATTACAAGGATCTCGGTAAATCTGTGAAGCTGGGGATGATGCTGCGTGACTGGGGAATAGCAAacgcaaagaggaaaaaaccagcagaGGCAATTCCAGGCTTAAAAGTCATGTATCAGTCCTACTCGAGCTTTAGAGCAAAGAAAGGGATAAGCGAAGACATGGAGGTACCTGGAAAAATGCGGTAATATGTAACAGATTTGCTGAAAGTGGATCACAGCAGGCTGGATGCCATTGCCTGGGCAGATGTCTGCTTCCTGAGCAAGAAGATGTGGTACACCTCGCTCGTCCGGACTTCCGAAGAGCATCTCTTACGGTGTTTCTTAGGTAATGATTAAGTTGAAGACACTGGCAGACGACAGTAGGGCTGCTGGGCAGATAGAAGAGACCGCGAGAGGGAGTGCAGAAAGACAAGGATCAGGTTTGGGAAGAGTTTTTGGTGGCACCAACCAGGGATCAGGACTGGGACCTGGAGTGATTTTAAATACGGTGTGAGCTCGTGCCCAGACACACAAAGACAAGCGTGTGTGCGTGCCCCAGGCCTCCCCTTCTGAGTGTGAGCACATGCCACGGGAGGGAACGGGCTTGCAATAAACAGGAAAGACTTTCTCTAGCACAGTATTGGTTTTCCTCTGTTACCACAGATTTATGTCTCAATATTTCTGGTTTGAATCATTTTACAGTAATACAAGATGAGGTAATACTACCTCttagtaaaataatttctatacTATGTCTTGGTATGCTTCTGATTATTAAAATAGTATTACTGCTGGGTTTCAGATCACTGCTGTATCACAGCAATGTGttttcatgaaagaaaagacATGGGAGAACCGAGTTACACAactgtgtgtgttttcttcttcttagcAACCTTTGCACGTTGTCCCAAGAGGTCCTCAGTCTATGCAAGATTAATTGCCCAAATATAAAAGCCCTGTTAACCTGAATATATTATTGAAAAACAGCATATTTCAATCTGCCCTAGTTTTGAAAATAGAGATGCCGGGTCAGCTCCTGGCATAAATCTGCAGTGCTCCTCAGAAGCCGGCGGAGCTTCTCTGATTTACATCGGCAATAAAGTCGTCCTGGTTTGTCTGCCACTGATGAGAGCGTGAGTGTGCTCGCTGAGCTGCCACAAAGGACACGGCCGTGGCCAGGGAGGAACCTTCATGGCAATCACTGTCTTCTGAGCAACCCAAACCTGCCAGCCTCGACATTacagaataaaacatttaatttatcagtatgaaaagctattaaaaaaaaaaaaatcccctagtTTTATTTCTAAAGAATAAAAGCTTGTCTTAAAGTTTTCAGTTatgttgaaataaaaattctggatAATAGGAAATTATATAGGAATTTCCAGCTGGtcagttgtggggtttttccgCATGTGCTGAGGTGGCCCTGGGCCAGACAGTGCAAGATCTCTCAGTCCCTCAAAACTTGGATGTGGACTGCTCGGTGAGCTGAACCTTGCAGCTTGAATTTCCACGCTTTCTCCGCTAGAGGGAATTTTAAAACGGATCTTTCTTAGCATTAAAGTCCAGTTTTCAGTGTATTAAAAAGTATTGCCTGCAGGACACTGCTGGACCTGGATGCACAGGAGCACTGGCCCTTCCCTAAGGCACAAGATCCTTTCCCAGTCCCGGCTGGTTATAGCTAATCACAGGAACAAACTCTGTTGTGAGATGAATAGCAGAAAAGGCTCCTTAATTTTTTAAGGCTCAGCCTTTGATTTCTCTCTGCCCGTCGGGGCTCACCGGGCTCTCCCGTGGCTGGGGTCTCTGCATCCCGCAGGGCTGTGTTCGTGGCCAGCTGAACGGAAAGGTCAGGCTGAGTTTTGAGGTAAATTTTGAATATTGGGGCTTCTCATAGCACTGCTTGTTTGTCAGTAGCAGAGCTGGCGTACAGAGCTGCCGACGTGCGATAACCATAAGGGGAATAGTCAGGGCTTATCTGCATGCAGAAGTTGCACCTCAGTAGCCAGAAGAATAAATTTTAACGGACACAGCTCAACGCCTTCTTTCATGTTAGGAGTAGCATAGTATGGGGATAGGCAGATGATTGCAAGCAATTAAGTTATGCAGCTTAACAAATTACCACTCTCTAGCTGAGCCTCCTTAATTAACCACATGCACAGACCCAGCCCAGCACTAATGTGGCATAAAATATTTTGCCTTCAACCACCGTGACCAGTAATACCTGCTTTACTGGAGTACTTGGTAGCACTAATTTTGACCTGCAGCTGTCACATCAGGGAGAGCACGTAACTCTGGTGTCCCTGACCGTGCAGGGCCATGTCGTCCGCTCGTATTGCATCGTGCACGGTGGGATACTGGGCTTTGGCACGGCGAGGATGGTACCTGGGGATGTGCAGAGGGCTGGGTTTTTTGTCTCAGAGGACTCAGCCcttgcctcaggaaaaaaaagctgcaaaaatggTACAAAGTCACTGGCAGGGTGTTGTATTGCAGAGGGTTAACTGTTATCACATCTCAGCCGCTTAGTTATGTCTCACTAAGTCACGATTGCAACCCTTGTATTATTGTCAGATTGGGGTATCAGGTTTATACTGAGCCAGAATAATAGTGTTCACAAAGGATTTCGTCGTGCCTTAATATAGCAGTTTAAAATGCGTTTCAAGGTCTTTCCTACACGCAGAGCTAATTGAGAAAAGCTATTGCGGTTTCAAGTGATGCTCTCACTTAAATCAAGTTCACTTTTGTGCGCTGATGTGCCCTAAATTACACTGGTGCAGATTTCCAGCCAGGCAAGGCTTTGTAGTAAGGGCATGATGTTCACCAGTTACAAAAACATTGGGGAGAGGGTTTTCCTGCTGGTACTTTCAGAGGAAAGCCAGAAACTGAGGGGCAGCGCTTACATCCCTGAGGCCTTAAAAAAGCAGCGGACGGCTTCTGGACCCTTAGCTGTGTTTTCTGCAACTTTTTTCTAAGAAAAGTTCTCGGATATTTCCTCACCCAGGTGGTTCAGGTAGTGAACTGGGAAAGTAAGACAAGCACCAGGGACAGGCATCGAATGGTGAATTCCAGTCTAGCAGACTGGATGCATCTTATTCCCGGAGCAGGATGGTGTAACCCTTTCCTGCACACACCCTGGCTAACTCAGCCTCCTGCCTGTGATTTATAACTCACCTTTCCCTCCTGCTAATGCAGCATTACTGAGCTGGCAGCGAGAGGAGGTCAGGGTCCTTCACAAGGGCTTTTCCAGGTTCGAGGGGTCTGCCAAACCCTCGGCTTCCAGGGCTCAGTAAGCATAAAACCTGGAAACAAGCTTTGTCCAGGTATTAGGGAAGGCATTAGTCAGCCTGCAAGGTTTTTATTGCTGGTGATCATGAAGAAGAAAGGGACCAGCTGTCTTGGATTTTCAGTGGAAGGAGTTTTCTACCCTAACTCATTAATTCAAGGCTTCCACCAGACCTGGGAAGCAACGTTACCTGTACACCTGCATTCACTATAGAGTTCAGCTCAAGATCAGATTGGCAGAGAAACTTGTattaaagtattttcttgttcttttaatgGAAATGCCCTTTTTACTAGGAGGGAAAACTTCAGTGACTGCTTCTTTTtgctctaaatatttttttctgagaattgtGGATCTGTCAAAATGCATCAAAATGGTG includes the following:
- the TSPO2 gene encoding translocator protein 2, giving the protein MWAYTVGFTVLPHVGGFLGWFINRKAIPVWYEKLKKPAWCPPRKMFPVAWTVLYTGMGYASYLIWNDLGGCSSKAIVPLGLYGAQLALNWAWPPLFFGARNLKMALIDILCLDVLAIGTMCSWYRINKIATLLMVPYLGWLAMATCLTIRIWKDNPEQKPGKSE